The window TCACCGATGTATACCTGGATTCCGGATCCGCTCTCCGAGCTGTTCACATCATCGATCAGCCCCTGCAAAAGCTCCTTTTGTTCCAGCGTGCCGATAAGCTTACTGGCCCTTTCTCCATCACTTAACTCCGGATACTTGAAAATATTGGTGGCCCCGCTGGTGTAAATCTGAAGGTCTTCATCATCGCCCTGGATGGCTCCTGCCACCTCGGTCAGTACCCGGTCCACCACATCACAGTGGGGCCCTGCCTGAATTTTCAGCCTGCTGATCACTTCAAGATTGATCTCTTCTATGGTCAGCCCGTTAAGGGCATTGTTAAGAAGAATATTCAGATTCAGAAGTCCTTCGTCATTTAATTCCGTATGAATGGGAATTATGGTATTCTTAATGATGTTTCCCTCCACCACGATTACTACAAGAAGCTTTTCTTCATCAACCTTGGAAAGCTGGATAAACTTCAGTTTGTTCCTGTGGTACTGGGGAGCGCTGATCATTGCCGCGTAATTGGTGTTCTGGGCAAGAAGCTTTGCCATCTGCTTTAACAACAGCTCCACCCTGTCTACCCGTTTCAGCATCATATCCTTGATCTCAGTGACTTCCTCTTCTTTTTCCTGCATGATCTGGTCCACATAAAAGCGGTATCCTCTGTCGGAAGGAATCCTTCCTGCCGAGGTGTGAGGCTGCATAATGTACCCCAGCTCCTCCAGATCAGACATCTCATTCCGGATGGTAGCGGAACTCAAGTTCAAATCCGTATACTTTGATATGGTACGGGAACCGACCGGTTCTCCTGTTTCCAGATAAGTCTTGATGATGGCTTTTAATATGGTTACCTTCCGCTCATCTAACTGATCCTTATCACTCAAGCTGCTCCACTTCCTTTCTGAG of the Lacrimispora indolis DSM 755 genome contains:
- the hrcA gene encoding heat-inducible transcriptional repressor HrcA, translating into MSDKDQLDERKVTILKAIIKTYLETGEPVGSRTISKYTDLNLSSATIRNEMSDLEELGYIMQPHTSAGRIPSDRGYRFYVDQIMQEKEEEVTEIKDMMLKRVDRVELLLKQMAKLLAQNTNYAAMISAPQYHRNKLKFIQLSKVDEEKLLVVIVVEGNIIKNTIIPIHTELNDEGLLNLNILLNNALNGLTIEEINLEVISRLKIQAGPHCDVVDRVLTEVAGAIQGDDEDLQIYTSGATNIFKYPELSDGERASKLIGTLEQKELLQGLIDDVNSSESGSGIQVYIGDEAPVKTMKDCSIVTANYELGEGLRGTIGIIGPKRMDYEKVLSTLRNLMTQLDAILKKDER